In a genomic window of Epinephelus lanceolatus isolate andai-2023 chromosome 3, ASM4190304v1, whole genome shotgun sequence:
- the LOC117255434 gene encoding uncharacterized protein LOC117255434: MLLTSNSWYKRSQSAQHAPEATHLLGFVVHLLHSVVRDMSGKVIVVFALLVALLVSCAAGEAEDTHLLQQLLAKREKVRGTGGRQEPAPQAVSARMERRAHLSEDEREIMTKQIMQAISEMMNSECMLDRDYQGWVDFGRRSAE; encoded by the exons ATGTTGCTCACATCAAACTCGTGGTATAAAAGGAGTCAATCTGCTCAGCATGCACCAGAAGCAACACACTTGTTGGGTTTTGTTGTGCACTTACTTCATTCAGTCGTCAGAG ACATGTCAGGGAAAGTTATTGTGGTGTTTGCATTGCTGGTTGCACTGCTGGTATCCTGTGCAGCTGGAGAGGCTGAAGACACTCATCTACTACAGCAGCTCCTAGCCAAGAGGGAGAAAGTGAGAGGCACAGGTGGCAGACAGGAGCCGGCGCCTCAGGCTGTCTCTGCACGAATGGAGAGACGGGCACACCTTTCAGAGGATGAACGGGAGATTATGACCAAACAAATAATGCAAGCCATCTCAG AGATGATGAACTCTGAGTGCATGCTGGATCGGGACTACCAGGGCTGGGTGGACTTCGGACGCCGCAGCGCAGAGTGA